In one window of Mesoplodon densirostris isolate mMesDen1 chromosome 4, mMesDen1 primary haplotype, whole genome shotgun sequence DNA:
- the TMEM253 gene encoding transmembrane protein 253, which translates to MEERAGQREQDRPSLRLEKLQHWARHRQSGHLLVLAVSQLWLAVAVVPFAISIACLNSACHMATALPLGPGVLGLLTGIVTLELRRAPRLWKVHAMMLFNTFNLILGFIVLVVEVVKTALMSAPTVPSQLAGLLVLELSAEAFTLGGVLVSAYSLFLLSQRKPGCCWSQSLHYQELQEGLSELEEVPDLETGPTVSSRANRTNE; encoded by the exons atggaggagagagcTGGTCAGCGAGAGCAAGACAGACCAAGCCTTCGTCTGGAAAAGCTACAGCACTGGGCCAGGCACAGGCAGAGTGGGCACCTCTTGGTGCTGGCG GTGAGCCAGCTATGGCTGGCAGTGGCTGTGGTGCCCTTTGCTATCTCAATTGCCTGCCTGAACTCTGCTTGTCACATGGCCACAGCACTGCCACTTGGGCCTGGCGTACTG GGTCTCCTCACTGGAATTGTAACCCTTGAGCTGCGCAGAGCACCCCGTCTCTGGAAG GTGCACGCCATGATGCTATTCAACACCTTCAATCTGATCTTGGGCTTCATCGTGTTGGTGGTCGAAGTGGTGAAGACAGCCTTGATGTCTGCCCCAACTGTCCCCTCCCAG CTAGCCGGCTTGCTGGTGCTGGAGCTCAGTGCTGAGGCCTTCACCCTAGGGGGAGTGCTGGTCTCAGCATACTCCCTGTTCCTGCTGAGCCAGAGGAAGCCAGGATGCTGCTGGAGCCAGAGTCTGCACTACCAGGAGCTGCAGGAG GGTCTCTCAGAATTAGAGGAAGTTCCTGATTTGGAGACTGGTCCCACGGTGTCTAGCAGAGCAAACAGAACAAATGAGTGA
- the ZNF219 gene encoding zinc finger protein 219 isoform X2, with the protein MLMAGPPPAAHNAGQGRGRGTGEGAGAGPGAGGPGPGASPPAPRNADARAAGPPPAAAAAAAAAAARSAAARPGLGSRPRAPGGHLAPSPPAFDGELDLQRYSNGPGVSAGSPGMGAVGWSESRTGERRFPCPVCGKRFRFNSILALHLRAHPGAQAFQCPHCGHRAAQRALLRSHLRTHQPERPRSPAARLLLELEERALLREARLGRPRSSGGLQATPATEGLARSQAPSSSAFRCPFCKGKFRTAAERERHLHILHRPWKCGLCSFGSSQEEELLHHSLTAHGAPERPLAATSAAPQPPPPPQPEPKSVPEPEPEPEREATPVSAPAAPEEPPAPPEFRCQVCGQSFTQSWFLKGHMRKHKASFDHACPVCGRCFKEPWFLKNHMKVHASKLGPLRAPGPGSGPARAPQPPDLGLLAYEPLGPALLLAPAPTPAERREPSSLLGYLSLRAGEARPNGEGAEPGAGRSFGGFRPLPSALPGRARRHRVEEPDEEEEVVEAEEETWARSRAVGPLASLPPRPGEGPGHSATAAGAPARSTATQEENGLLVGGARPEGGRGASGKDCPFCGKSFRSAHHLKVHLRVHTGERPYKCPHCDYAGTQSGSLKYHLQRHHREQKSGAGPGPPPEPPPPSQRGATQSSGAKPAAQPATWVEGTASSRPPSSGAASGSRRKPASPGRTLRNGRGGEAEPLDLSLRAGPGGEVGPGGALHRCLFCPFATGAPELMALHLQVHHSRRARGRRPPQADASPPYARAPSGETPPSPPQEGEEGPGLLRSGEAGLGGQER; encoded by the exons ATGCTAATGGCCGGGCCGCCTCCCGCCGCACACAATGCGGGccagggccgggggcgggggaccggggagggggcgggggccgggccgggggcgggggggccgGGGCCCGGCGCATCTCCCCCGGCCCCACGTAACGCTGACGCCCGCGCCGccggcccgccgcccgccgccgccgccgccgccgccgccgccgccgcccgctccgccgccgcccgcccgggGCTC GGCTCACGTCCCCGCGCCCCGGGCGGCCACCTAGCGCCGTCGCCACCGGCCTTTGACGGCGAACTGGATCTGCAGCGCTACTCCAACGGGCCAGGCGTAAGCGCCGGGTCTCCGGGTATGGGAGCAGTGGGCTGGTCTGAGAGTCGCACAGGCGAACGGCGCTTCCCCTGCCCTGTATGCGGGAAGCGCTTCCGCTTCAACTCTATCCTGGCTTTGCACCTACGGGCGCACCCAGGCGCCCAGGCCTTCCAGTGCCCGCACTGCGGCCACCGTGCCGCGCAGCGGGCCCTGCTGCGCTCGCACCTGCGCACGCACCAGCCTGAGCGCCCGCGAAGCCCCGCCGCGCGCCTGTTGCTGGAGTTGGAGGAGCGCGCGCTACTGCGGGAAGCGCGGCTGGGGAGACCCCGAAGCTCAGGGGGCCTGCAGGCCACCCCTGCCACTGAGGGCCTGGCGCGGTCCCAGGCTCCTTCGTCGTCCGCCTTCCGTTGCCCCTTCTGCAAAGGCAAGTTTCGCACCGCGGCGGAGCGCGAACGCCACCTGCACATTCTGCACAGGCCCTGGAAGTGCGGCCTGTGCAGTTTCGGCTCCAGCCAGGAGGAGGAGCTGCTGCACCACAGCCTGACAGCCCACGGAGCTCCTGAGCGCCCCCTGGCGGCCACCTCGGCTGCACCCCAGCCTCCGCCTCCACCCCAGCCTGAACCCAAATCCGTCCCTGAGCCCGAGCCGGAGCCTGAACGTGAGGCAACCCCCGTCTCCGCGCCTGCTGCTCCCGAGGAGCCCCCTGCGCCTCCGGAGTTCCGCTGTCAAGTGTGTGGCCAGAGCTTTACGCAGTCCTGGTTTCTCAAGGGCCACATGCGCAAGCATAAGGCCTCCTTCGATCATGCATGTCCTGTTTGTGGCCGCTGcttcaaggagccctggttccttaaGAACCACATGAAGGTGCACGCCAGCAAGCTGGGCCCACTGCGTGCCCCGGGGCCTGGTTCTGGGCCTGCCCGGGCCCCCCAGCCTCCTGATCTGGGCCTGCTGGCCTATGAGCCTCTGGGCCCCGCGCTCCTCTTGGCCCCGGCGCCCACCCCAGCTGAGCGCCGTGAGCCTTCGAGCCTCCTGGGATACCTGAGTCTGCGAGCCGGCGAGGCCCGGCCCAATGGTGAGGGCGCTGAGCCTGGGGCTGGCCGCAGCTTTGGAGGCTTCCGCCCACTGCCCTCTGCTCTCCCAGGCCGGGCTCGCCGGCACCGCGTGGAGGAGCCAGACGAGGAAGAGGAGGTGGTGGAGGCAGAGGAAGAGACCTGGGCCCGGAGCAGGGCGGTGGGCCCTCTGGCTTCACTGCCCCCACGCCCAGGCGAGGGCCCAGGGCACTCTGCGACTGCTGCGGGGGCCCCGGCGAGGTCCACCGCCACGCAGG AAGAGAATGGGCTCTTAGTTGGAGGGGCCCGGCCTGAAGGGGGCCGGGGGGCCAGCGGCAAGGACTGCCCCTTTTGTGGAAAATCATTCCGCTCAGCGCATCACCTCAAAGTGCACCTGCGAGTGCACACAG GAGAGCGCCCCTACAAGTGTCCGCACTGCGACTACGCGGGCACCCAGTCCGGGTCGCTCAAGTATCACCTGCAGCGCCACCACCGGGAGCAGAAGAGCGGGGCAGGCCCCGGGCCTCCTCCAGAGCCGCCACCCCCTTCCCAGAGGGGTGCAACCCAGTCGTCGGGAGCCAAGCCGGCTGCGCAGCCTGCGACCTGGGTGGAGGGCACAGCGAGCTCCCGGCCTCCCTCGAGCGGCGCCGCGTCGGGGTCCCGTCGGAAGCCCGCCAGCCCCGGGAGGACCCTGCGCAACGGGCGAGGCGGTGAGGCCGAACCCCTCGACCTGTCCCTGCGGGCAGGGCCGGGAGGCGAGGTTGGGCCGGGGGGTGCCCTCCACCGATGCCTCTTTTGTCCCTTCGCCACTGGAGCCCCCGAGCTTATGGCCTTGCACT
- the ZNF219 gene encoding zinc finger protein 219 isoform X1, protein MEGSRPRAPGGHLAPSPPAFDGELDLQRYSNGPGVSAGSPGMGAVGWSESRTGERRFPCPVCGKRFRFNSILALHLRAHPGAQAFQCPHCGHRAAQRALLRSHLRTHQPERPRSPAARLLLELEERALLREARLGRPRSSGGLQATPATEGLARSQAPSSSAFRCPFCKGKFRTAAERERHLHILHRPWKCGLCSFGSSQEEELLHHSLTAHGAPERPLAATSAAPQPPPPPQPEPKSVPEPEPEPEREATPVSAPAAPEEPPAPPEFRCQVCGQSFTQSWFLKGHMRKHKASFDHACPVCGRCFKEPWFLKNHMKVHASKLGPLRAPGPGSGPARAPQPPDLGLLAYEPLGPALLLAPAPTPAERREPSSLLGYLSLRAGEARPNGEGAEPGAGRSFGGFRPLPSALPGRARRHRVEEPDEEEEVVEAEEETWARSRAVGPLASLPPRPGEGPGHSATAAGAPARSTATQEENGLLVGGARPEGGRGASGKDCPFCGKSFRSAHHLKVHLRVHTGERPYKCPHCDYAGTQSGSLKYHLQRHHREQKSGAGPGPPPEPPPPSQRGATQSSGAKPAAQPATWVEGTASSRPPSSGAASGSRRKPASPGRTLRNGRGGEAEPLDLSLRAGPGGEVGPGGALHRCLFCPFATGAPELMALHLQVHHSRRARGRRPPQADASPPYARAPSGETPPSPPQEGEEGPGLLRSGEAGLGGQER, encoded by the exons ATGGAG GGCTCACGTCCCCGCGCCCCGGGCGGCCACCTAGCGCCGTCGCCACCGGCCTTTGACGGCGAACTGGATCTGCAGCGCTACTCCAACGGGCCAGGCGTAAGCGCCGGGTCTCCGGGTATGGGAGCAGTGGGCTGGTCTGAGAGTCGCACAGGCGAACGGCGCTTCCCCTGCCCTGTATGCGGGAAGCGCTTCCGCTTCAACTCTATCCTGGCTTTGCACCTACGGGCGCACCCAGGCGCCCAGGCCTTCCAGTGCCCGCACTGCGGCCACCGTGCCGCGCAGCGGGCCCTGCTGCGCTCGCACCTGCGCACGCACCAGCCTGAGCGCCCGCGAAGCCCCGCCGCGCGCCTGTTGCTGGAGTTGGAGGAGCGCGCGCTACTGCGGGAAGCGCGGCTGGGGAGACCCCGAAGCTCAGGGGGCCTGCAGGCCACCCCTGCCACTGAGGGCCTGGCGCGGTCCCAGGCTCCTTCGTCGTCCGCCTTCCGTTGCCCCTTCTGCAAAGGCAAGTTTCGCACCGCGGCGGAGCGCGAACGCCACCTGCACATTCTGCACAGGCCCTGGAAGTGCGGCCTGTGCAGTTTCGGCTCCAGCCAGGAGGAGGAGCTGCTGCACCACAGCCTGACAGCCCACGGAGCTCCTGAGCGCCCCCTGGCGGCCACCTCGGCTGCACCCCAGCCTCCGCCTCCACCCCAGCCTGAACCCAAATCCGTCCCTGAGCCCGAGCCGGAGCCTGAACGTGAGGCAACCCCCGTCTCCGCGCCTGCTGCTCCCGAGGAGCCCCCTGCGCCTCCGGAGTTCCGCTGTCAAGTGTGTGGCCAGAGCTTTACGCAGTCCTGGTTTCTCAAGGGCCACATGCGCAAGCATAAGGCCTCCTTCGATCATGCATGTCCTGTTTGTGGCCGCTGcttcaaggagccctggttccttaaGAACCACATGAAGGTGCACGCCAGCAAGCTGGGCCCACTGCGTGCCCCGGGGCCTGGTTCTGGGCCTGCCCGGGCCCCCCAGCCTCCTGATCTGGGCCTGCTGGCCTATGAGCCTCTGGGCCCCGCGCTCCTCTTGGCCCCGGCGCCCACCCCAGCTGAGCGCCGTGAGCCTTCGAGCCTCCTGGGATACCTGAGTCTGCGAGCCGGCGAGGCCCGGCCCAATGGTGAGGGCGCTGAGCCTGGGGCTGGCCGCAGCTTTGGAGGCTTCCGCCCACTGCCCTCTGCTCTCCCAGGCCGGGCTCGCCGGCACCGCGTGGAGGAGCCAGACGAGGAAGAGGAGGTGGTGGAGGCAGAGGAAGAGACCTGGGCCCGGAGCAGGGCGGTGGGCCCTCTGGCTTCACTGCCCCCACGCCCAGGCGAGGGCCCAGGGCACTCTGCGACTGCTGCGGGGGCCCCGGCGAGGTCCACCGCCACGCAGG AAGAGAATGGGCTCTTAGTTGGAGGGGCCCGGCCTGAAGGGGGCCGGGGGGCCAGCGGCAAGGACTGCCCCTTTTGTGGAAAATCATTCCGCTCAGCGCATCACCTCAAAGTGCACCTGCGAGTGCACACAG GAGAGCGCCCCTACAAGTGTCCGCACTGCGACTACGCGGGCACCCAGTCCGGGTCGCTCAAGTATCACCTGCAGCGCCACCACCGGGAGCAGAAGAGCGGGGCAGGCCCCGGGCCTCCTCCAGAGCCGCCACCCCCTTCCCAGAGGGGTGCAACCCAGTCGTCGGGAGCCAAGCCGGCTGCGCAGCCTGCGACCTGGGTGGAGGGCACAGCGAGCTCCCGGCCTCCCTCGAGCGGCGCCGCGTCGGGGTCCCGTCGGAAGCCCGCCAGCCCCGGGAGGACCCTGCGCAACGGGCGAGGCGGTGAGGCCGAACCCCTCGACCTGTCCCTGCGGGCAGGGCCGGGAGGCGAGGTTGGGCCGGGGGGTGCCCTCCACCGATGCCTCTTTTGTCCCTTCGCCACTGGAGCCCCCGAGCTTATGGCCTTGCACT